Below is a genomic region from Methanosphaera sp. ISO3-F5.
AAATGTCCCTGGTCCTGTTTACTCCAGGGTGTGATCTCAGGTGTAAGTATTGTCATAATCCTCAGCTACTGAAGAATCAGCAATTAACTCGGTGGGATATTGAGGAGATAGAGGCTGAAGTTGAAAGTAATATGGATTTCATAGATGCAATAGTCTTAAGTGGTGGTGAACCATTACTGCATGTTGAAGATATAAAAAACTTCATAAAACAGGCAAAGGATTCTGACTTGCTCGTGAAACTAGACACTAACGGTTTGCACCCCGACGAGACAAGGGAAATAATAAAAGATTTGGATTATGTTGCAATGGATATTAAAGCTCCACTGGACAAGTATTATAAAATCACAGACGTATACCCAAAGGATACGGAAGAATTAATAAGAAAAACAATTAACATAATCAATGACAATAATGTCTTCCTGGAATGCAGAACAACTTATGTTCCACAATTATTAGAACCATCTGATATACAGGAACTAACAGCGAATTTGGACTGTGACAGGTACACCTTGCAACAATTCCGTAATAGAGTTACATTAGATGCTAATCTATCAAATTATGAGGAACCAAACCCCGAATTTTTAAGGGAAATATTAGAAAAACTTGAAACAAACATACCAGAAATACGTCTAAAATCAAGACAATTTGGTAACCAATTAATAAAGGGATAATTAACATGCCAATCTTACTGTTAAGAAATAAAGATATTGACTTAATCTCTGGAAAGAGAAATATTACTATAAGAAGGTTATGGAAACAACCATTATATGTTGGTGATAGATTATATTGTTACTGGAATATTTTATCGAAGGAGCGGGAAAAACTATTCGAAGCTGAAGTAACACACGTGGACATACTAACATTTGATGAAATAATACATGACCCCGGATTACCTGCAAAACTGGGATATAAGAATTCAAGGGAGTTGGAGAAGGATCTTAGGAAAACATATCCTAACAACACCACACCTAATGATGAGTTCCAGGTATTTGAATTTCGTAAGTTACATGTAACACAGTGGGAAGGCTCTGCAATTAATCAGAAGAATACTATTATTAAGAAGGCTGATGTTCTCTTTGAGATGGGGGAGTATGAACAGTCATCCTTATGTTATCAGGCAGCCCTGGAATATGATCGGGAGGATTCTCACCTGTTAAACAGGATAGGTGATAATCTTACACGTCTTGGCCAATTCGGGGATGCTATAAAGAATTATAGGAAGGCTATAAAGATAGAACCGGATAATGAGTACCTGTATAATAACATGGCAATAGCTTATCTTAACAAGGGAGACCCAGAAAAGGCGCTTAAGATGAGTACTGAAGCTCTTAAAATTAATTCAAGGAATACAACAATACTTTATTGGCGTGGACTTATCTATGAAATGCTTAACGACTTTGAGAAAGCTCTTAAATTCTTTGATTATGTGTTGAAGATTGATGATACTGATCCTGACGTTTGGAATGAACGTGGAACAATCCTTAACATGTTGGGCAAAAGTGAAGAAGCACTTAAATCATATGATAAATCATTAGAATTGTGTTTGGATGATAAAAAGGATTCTAATACTTGGGCAAGTAAGGCAAATACTCTGCTTGGCTTGGAACGTTATGCTGAAGCAATAGAATGTTATGATAATGCATTGAAGATTGATGATTCCAATCCAATAATACTTAATAACAAGGGAGTTGCATATATGGAGTTGGATGATTTTGAAAGTGCCATTGAATGTTTCACGAAGGTGCTTGTAATGTATCCTAACAATCCTGATGCACAGGTGCTCCAGGAAGTATGCCTTGAAAACTTATAAAAATGTGATATGTTATGGATAAGAGAACATTAAATAGTATAATAGTATCGGCGATTATAATTATAGTGATAATTATTCTGGGCTCATTCTTTAAGTAAATATAATTCTAAAAAAAATAGTCTGAAAATATTAAAAATATAGAATGGGGGGGGGAATTATTCTTTTTTCCATCTTTTTAGTTGTGGTATTACCTTGTTTAGCATTATAGTCACTGATTGTTCATCCATGTCAGAGTTTGCCACGGTTAAAGGGATGCAAAATTCTATCATTTCTTCCATAGTGAAATCTTCCTGGAATTCACCATTTTTGTAACAGAATTTACAGTAATCTTCGCTAATGCTTCCATCTTTGTTGGTGCCACGAATGTCATCTGTTAATGGCATAGCACATGATTGACAAAATTTTTCTTCCATCTTTTTTCACCTATTGTTAACTTGTTGCTTGTTATTTAATACTATGTTTTTTAAATATATATTCTTTATATAGTATTATCCCGTGTTCATGTTTTTTCTAATCATTCTTCTATGTTAACTATTTGTGGAATTTTACCAATCTTGGCAAGGTATTCTCCTTTTATGACGATTACTCCATCATAATATTCCTCATATTCTTCTGCCTTTTCCAGTGAGTTTTCCACTATTTCTTCGTCAGTTTCTCCTCGTCCATAATTTGCTATTTGTGTTGCCAGGCTGTCGGATATGCTTGCATATTTGCTGAATACTATCGTGGCATCTGTTTTTCCGAAGCTCTCGGAGGGTCCTACTGTCCCTGAAGAGGTGCATATGCCATATCCTTGTTTATATTTGTCTAGTTTTAATCCTATGTTGTTTGTGAATATGCTTTCTCCTGCGTAGACTCCTAATGTTATTTTCTTGTCTGTTTTTAATGCTATGTCTCCACCATTTTCTATTATTGTGAATTTGGTGCCATGTTTCATTAATTCTTCCAGACATACTTGGCTGATGCTCCCCGCTACTGCGGCCATTGGTCCTGTTTCTGCTATTTGTCCTGCTTGTGTCATTAATTCCAGTATTCTGTGGTTTTTAATTATTTCTGTTGGCTTGTATCCTGTGAATTTGGGGTTTTTGTTTATTGTGTCCTGTATTATTTGTCTTTGTTGCAGTATTATGTTTTCGATATCGTGTTGTGTGTCCGTTTTTAGCATGATGTGTGTTGAGCCAATGCTTATTTCTTTTTGATATATCTTATTTCTCATATGTTCCTCACCCCCTTATATTCCCGTCTAATAGTTCTATTAAATATAATTATATTATTTATAAGTTACAAATATATTTAACATATTTAGATTAGTAGGAGATATTATGTTATGATGCCTAAACCAAACCAGAACACGCATAAAATTAACATTAATCGGGACAATTTTCAGGGAATATCCTCAGAAAAAGTGTTACTTGACACCAAACCAAATTTCTGGTTATACTCTGAAAACTTCATATTAAAAATAGTAGTGTTACTATTATTGGTTTTAATGTTTGCACCTATAATGACACTGGTCTACTCAGTAAACAATCAATTAATTAACACATTTCGCATATCTATAGATAATGCAATGTTTTATGCAGAATTAATTCTCATACTCTTAATTGTCGTAGTTATCATTAAACTGGCCCTGGATGTTCTCGACTGGAACTATACAAACTATATTCTAACGGATGCACGGATAATAATTGAAAGAGGATTTATTCATAAAGAAAAACTAATCATATCCTACAACAAAATACAGGACATCGAAATAAGACAATCCATTCTCGAAAGAATAATAAACGTGGGCGATATCATAATATACGGTGCAAATGAAATGTCTGATACCATTCTTGACGACATACCTGCACCCAAAAAGGTCGAAGAAATAATAGTAACAAACGTGAATAAGAATTCTTTTACTAATCAAAACGTTTACCCAAACAATCAAACATACTACAATGGCCCATACCCAAATCAGCAAGCAAACATTCCCTACAATAACCAGCAAATGAACGGACAATACAATAACCAGCAAATGCCCGGACCATACCCAAACCAACAACAAAATCCACAATACAATAACCAACAACAAAATCAACAAAACAACTACAACAACCAAAACACACAAGAAAACTACCAATACATACAACCAGACCATGACAACAAGGAAAAGCATCATTACCTAAAACATGACGAAGACGACGAAGTAATCATACCAGACAAACAAACAAGAAAACAAATGTATGAAAACAGGGAAAAATATTCAACACAAAAAATAAACAAGGAAGAAGTATTTAGAAAACACGACGAAATGTTCAGAAAACATAAAAAATAGTGGGATTTAAATGACAGATTACGATATAATTGTAGTTGGAGCCGGACCCATAGGTTCAACATACGCCTACAAAATGGCAAAAAAGGGCTACGATGTAGCACTATTTGATATGAAAAACAGGATAGGACAACCATTACAATGTGCAGGCCTAGTATCAACAAACATCTGCGAAACAAAAAACCTACCCAAAGAATACATAGACAACAAAATAAGAGGAGCAAACCTATACTCACCAGACAACACACAAATCACAGTAGAAAAAGACAAAACAGTAGCCTACGTACTAGACAGGGTAATGTATGACAAACACCTCTTCGAAAGAGCCATAAACCAGGGAGTAACACCACACCTCGGAGAAAGAGTAATGGATGCGGACATAGAAAACACAACAATAAAAACACAACAAAGAAAATACACCTCAAGACTAATAGCAGTATCAAATGGGCCAACATCACAAACATCCAAGAAAATGAACCCACACATCAAAGAAGAACAATTCCTAGGACTACAATACACAGTAAAAACAGAAAATCAGGACACGGACTATGTTAACCTAAGCATAAAACAACCATTACTGCCCGGATTTCTATGGGAAATACCAACCTCACCCTACACAAAAAGAGTAGGACTATTCACCGACGGATCATACAACGAAGCAGAACAAATACTAAAAAACAAACTCAAAACAACAGATGAAATAATAGAAAAACACAATGGAATGATACCACGATTCAACCCAAACAAGAAAATAACACAAAACAACACAATACTACTAGGCGACGCAGCAGGACAAGTCAAGCCAACAACAGGTGGAGGACTAATCTCCGGATTCAACTGTGCAGAAATAGCCACTAAAAACACCAACAAAATGCTCGAAGAAGAAAACAACAAATACCTCGAAAATTATGAAAAAGAATACCATAAACGATACAACTCAGAATTCAAAGCACAACAAAACGTACAAAACATAATAAAAGAAATGACAGAGGACGACTTCAATTACATGTTCCAACAACTAAAAAAACACAACGTGGACCAAATAATATCAGAACATGGAGACATGGACAACCAAACACCACTACTAAAAGAATTAGTAAAAAGAGGAGTAATATTTAAATTAGTACCAAAAATAGGAGTAAGGAGGCTTAAAAACATATGGAAATCACTGTAATATTATCCCAAGAAAACGAAACACTACCTCGAGCAGAACTACTAGCCAGACTAGAAACACTAGAAATACCATATGAAATACAAAACGAATACCCAGGAGTAATAGAACTAGACGTAGATGCAGACAAACAAAAAATAACAGAACTAGGAGCACACCTAGGATACACACACGAAATACTAACAACAATAGACAAAACAACACCAGAAAAACTAACTGAAACAATAGAAAACATCCCCTGGGACAAGATAATTAAAGACTCATTCAAAGTTAGAGTAAAACGGATGGGAAACGGAGAAGTAGACAAGGACAAAATAGAACGAAGCATCGGAGGATACATACAAGACAAATGCCAAATGCCCGTATCACTCGACAACGCCGTGCACACAATAAAACTAGTATACACAAACCCAAAAACAAAAACCAACCAATACAAGGAAGAAAAAGTAATAGGATACAATAAAATAATAATAACCGAACTACTAATACAACAAGACAAGAAACACTTCTTCGACAACAAACCACACAAAAGACCATACTTCCACCCAGGATCAATGAGCCCAAAACTAGCATTATGCATGGTAAACCTCGCACACACAAGAAAAGGCGACACAGTACTCGACCCATTCTGTGGAACCGGAGGAATACTCATAGAAGCAGGAGACCTGAACACAACACTAATAGCATCCGACCTCGAACGATGCATGTACGAAGGAACAAAACTAAACCTCGCCCATGAAGGATTCAAAAACTACAAAGTATACTGGGAAGACGTAAGAAAACTAGAAATAGAAGAAACAGTAGATGCGGTGGCAATGGACCCACCATACGGAATATCAACAACGCTAGGTGGAGAAGACACAAAAAAACTTTACACAGAAGCATTAAATGCAATAGAAAAACATCTTAAACAAGACGGATACATCTGCATGGCAAGCCCACACTACATAAACATGCAAGAAGTAGTAGAAAACACTCCCCTAACCATAAAAGAACAACACTCAATAAGGATGCATAAAAGCCTGACAAGAATAATAACCGTACTAACCAAGAAATAGGTGAAAAAGAAATGTTTGAAAAACTAAGAATATTAGACACCACACTACGAGATGGAGAACAAACACCAGGAGTACTAATAACATCCGATGAAAAACTCAAAATAGCACTAAAACTCGACGAACTAGGAGTAGATGTCATAGAAGCAGGATCAGCAATAACATCAAAGGACGAACAAAAAAGCATAAAAACAATCACAGAAAACAACCTAAACGCCGAAATATGCAGCTTCGCAAGACCAGTAAAAATAGACATAGACACGGCAATAGACTGTGACGTAGACAGCATACACCTAGTAATACCATCAAGCGACCTGCACATAGAACAAAAACTAAGAAAAACCAGGGAACAAGTAGAAGAAATGGCCGTGAACGCAACAGAATACGCAAAAAGTCACGGACTAATCGTTGAACTATCAACCGAGGACGCAACAAGAACAAGCACAGACGACCTAAAACAATTATACAACAAATGCATAACAGCAGGAGCAGACAGAATCTGTGCATGCGACACAATAGGACTACTAACACCCGAAAAATCATACGAATTCTACAAGGAACTAGCAACACTAAACATGCCACTAAGCGTACACTGCCACAACGACTTCGGACTAGCAGTAGCAAACACACTAGCAGCACTACGGGCCGGAGCAACACAAGCACACGTAACAATAAACGGACTAGGAGAAAGAGCAGGAAACGCATCCTGTGAAGAACTAATAATGGCAATAGAATCATTATACAACACCAAAACACACATCAACACACAACTATTCTATGAAACATCACAACTAGTAGAAAGAATATCAGGAGTAACACTACAAACAAACAAGGCAATAGTAGGAGCAAACGCATTCGCACACGAATCAGGAATACACGCCGACGGAATACTTAAAAACTCAGACACATACGAACCAATCAAGCCCGAAGTAGTAGGACACCGCAGAAGATTCGTCCTAGGAAAACACGTTGGAAAACACGTGATAAGCGAGAAAATCAAGGAAACAAACACAACAGTAACAGACGAAGAACTAAACAGAATATTCGAAAGAGTCAAAAAACTATCAGACATGGGAAAAACAGTAACCGATGTAGACCTACAGGCAATAACAGATGACATACTAAGCATAAACCCAGAAGACTCACTAGTACTCGAAGAATACACAACAGTATCAGGAAACAAAGTAACGCCAACAGCATCAGTAAAAGTAAACATAAACAACAGGGAAAAAATAGAAGCAGGAGTAGGAGTAGGACCAGTAGATGCAGCAATAGAAGCCATAAGAAAAAGCATAGAAGACACAGCAGACATAACCCTCGAAGAATACCATGTAGATGCAATAACAGGTGGAACAGACGCACTAATTGATGTACTGGTAAAACTTAAACACGAGGACAAAATAATAACCTCCCGGAGCACAGAACCCGACATTATAATGGCAAGTGTAGAAGCATACCTGAAAGGAGTAAACAAGATACTAACAGACAAAAAAAGAAGGTAAACAAAGTGACACAAGACCTACAAAAAAAATTACTACAAGAACATAACATTACAGTACACACCTATGAAAACGTAACAGTAGAAGACATACCATTTCTACTAAAAAAAATAGATAAAATAACAGCAACACAAAAAGATTCAATAATACAGTTACTCCATACTGATAATATATGTGGACAGAAACACTTAAACCAGGCAATAGCACAAGCATTCAAGGCATTCAGTGAACAACAAAACTTTGCCAAGGACAGGGGACTGGAAATATGTGTCAGATTATCAGCACAAAAACAGATAAGTCAAGCACTTAAAATGCTGGGAATACAAAAACAAGGAAACATTACAGTAGTATATATTGACACGACAAGTGAACAAATACAGAAAACAGAAGAACTATTGGGAACAAGAAACGATGAACTTCTAGAACAATACAACTCAGAAAAAATACGAGAAACATATGGTATAAACAGTGATGTGGACATTACATGTAGTATTAATGAGAAAATAGCATTACTTGCTCTTAAAAATTAATTAGTGGTTAATTCCACTATTTCCTTATATTTTTAGAATCTATATGGGTATACTTCATTATTTTCATATTCAATTTTTAACCATCTTTTAAGCAGATCTTCTTTTACGGAATAAACTCCATTATTGTTTGAGATTAATTCTAATTGTATTAGATTTTTAAAGTATTTACTTAATGTTCCTGATTCAACTTCCAGTTTTTCTGCTAATTCTTTTCTTTGTAATGGTTGTTCTAATAATTCAATTATTATGTCTTTTTCCATGTTTGACAGGTTTATCCACGTGTTTATAATGTATTTGATCATTGAAAAAAGGTTGTTGTCGAATGTGTCTATTACAAGATCGAAAAGCCAATACAACAGACTTAAAACCCGAATACATGTCTCCCATCAATGCTTTAGGATTTAAACATCAATTTTGTAAATTCCATTTTAAACAAAATAACAATAAAATTATTAGAAAATATGTTAAAGATAACAATCTACCCGAGGAAAAAAATAAAAGAATATAAAAAGTTTTTACCAGAATTATATGAAATATATGAAGTAGAAACTCAAACAGAAGTAGCAAAAATCGTAGAAAACTTGAAAAATAAAATAAATGACTTTCCCGAAGTTATTCAATACATAATTAATGAAAAATTAGCACCGTATTTTAAAAACTTAACATATTTCCTTGAAAATGCAAAAATCGAAAGCACAAGCAATATCATAGAAAGAATATTTGAAGATCTTGCTCCAAAGCATGTGAAAAAAATGTTATAAAACCATAAAAGGATTTTTTATCAAGTTTTAATTTAAAATTAAAGCGATGGGATGAGAGGAATGCGATTTTACTGAAATGGCGTGAAAATACCCACTCTTGACAACACCCTTGCACCACCACCATAATTTATATAATTTAAATTACATAACTACCTATCGATATAAATTTTCTCAATAAGAGGTAATGCAAATGAAATGGAGTACACTTCAATCTAAAGCTTATGGATTAAATATTAATGATTTTATAAGTGAAAAATTTCTTGATAAACTTAGAAATGAGTTTAAAGATAAAGATGTTGATGTGATTACATTACAAATTACAGTTAGAGACAAAATAAGAGATCCTAAAAATGATGATGCCAAAGTAGAAATTATTTCATTATCTAATAGCACTATTGAAGATACATTACTGCATAACACTATTGTGGATGTTACATCTGATGAAAATTTTGAAAAAATAAAAAAAGTTATTGATAATTTTAAAATTAACTAAAATGAGGATGTTGAAGTTTATGTATTCTAATGAAAATGTTTATATAATAACTAATCATTATCTTTCTAAATCAGGCAATATTTATGATTCATTTATTAATGCTATTAAAGAATTGAAAGAAATAATTTATTCAAATGTTGAAAATATCATTGCACAAGATAATAAACCTTCCTTAGATGAGTTAATTGAAAATATAAAAGATTCATTTGTTAACACAGAAAATATTTTATCCCAACTTAATTTTTTTGAAGAAGAATATTATGATTTCTCATCTATTAAAGACATGGCATTCTATATTTTAGATAATAACTTATTAAATCAAATTTCAATCATTAGAAGTTTATTAAAGTCTTTCTATAATCTTGTTCAATTTAAAAAAGATGCTTCCGATGAAGAATACAAACAAAAATATGAAGAATTTTCTTCTGAATTAATTAATACAGAACAATTATTTTATACTAAAATATATGAACCTACTGAAAACTACAATGAAGAAGTATTGTTAGAAATATCCAATTCATTAATAGAATAATAACAGGAGATATGTTTATGAAATCATTTGTAGACACTAATGTTTCTATTGCATATATGTTCTCTATTGATCCTCTGAATAATAAATCAATGTCAGTTTTTAAAGAATACGAACGTATTTTTTGGTCAAAAATGGTTAAAAATGAATGTAAACAAGTATTTGAAAATAAAAGGAAAATTTTAGTTAAGTTTTATAAAGACTTAGTTAATTATTTAAAACCTGAAAATTTCCATAATTATTCATTCAATGAATTAAAAAAATACGTTTTTAGAAATTATTCTAGAAGTAAAAAACGTGAACAAATTTTAAGTTCTTTAGACAAATTTTGGTATAATTATGTTAATGAAAGATTTCCAACATACACTTCTTTTGTTCAAGCAATAAACAATTGTTTAAAAGACTTGAAACATTTACTTTATTGCAGAAAAGAAGAATGGGAAAAAAATACTTTTTTAACAGAAAAACGAACTGAAAAATATCTTGATTTGAAAAATAAATTAAAGTCTTTGAATGTTCATTCCCCTGATGATGAAATTGTTCTTGATGCTCATGACTTTAATTTAAGGAATAATATTCATTTAGATTTTATTACATTTGATAAAGATTGCTATGAAGGAGTATCTAAAATCAAAGAGTTTCAATTTAACAAAGTAAAAGGAAAAGATGACTATCTATAACTTGCTAATTATTAACTTGCATGAAATCTAAATTTAATATATCATGAGTACACAAAGTACTTCTCTTTTAAAAACATAGCCCATTGTTCTTCTCGTCTGTTAAAAAAATCGTCACCATATATTGATTCGAAATAGTATGCTGTTTGCCGTGACATTTCTACACTATTTTTAAAACGTATCATTTCAGCCTTCTTTTCATAGGATAAATAACTAATGTATTCATAATTCAAACATTTTTCACATATGTCCAATGAATAATTAGATTATTCCTTGATAAAAAGTTCTAATGAAGTTACTCGTGTTTTACCACATTTAGAACAAATATATTGTTCTTTACGAATACATTCTAATTATTA
It encodes:
- a CDS encoding anaerobic ribonucleoside-triphosphate reductase activating protein; the encoded protein is MNIQPTYSSLDYPGKMSLVLFTPGCDLRCKYCHNPQLLKNQQLTRWDIEEIEAEVESNMDFIDAIVLSGGEPLLHVEDIKNFIKQAKDSDLLVKLDTNGLHPDETREIIKDLDYVAMDIKAPLDKYYKITDVYPKDTEELIRKTINIINDNNVFLECRTTYVPQLLEPSDIQELTANLDCDRYTLQQFRNRVTLDANLSNYEEPNPEFLREILEKLETNIPEIRLKSRQFGNQLIKG
- a CDS encoding tetratricopeptide repeat protein gives rise to the protein MPILLLRNKDIDLISGKRNITIRRLWKQPLYVGDRLYCYWNILSKEREKLFEAEVTHVDILTFDEIIHDPGLPAKLGYKNSRELEKDLRKTYPNNTTPNDEFQVFEFRKLHVTQWEGSAINQKNTIIKKADVLFEMGEYEQSSLCYQAALEYDREDSHLLNRIGDNLTRLGQFGDAIKNYRKAIKIEPDNEYLYNNMAIAYLNKGDPEKALKMSTEALKINSRNTTILYWRGLIYEMLNDFEKALKFFDYVLKIDDTDPDVWNERGTILNMLGKSEEALKSYDKSLELCLDDKKDSNTWASKANTLLGLERYAEAIECYDNALKIDDSNPIILNNKGVAYMELDDFESAIECFTKVLVMYPNNPDAQVLQEVCLENL
- a CDS encoding zinc ribbon domain-containing protein — its product is MEEKFCQSCAMPLTDDIRGTNKDGSISEDYCKFCYKNGEFQEDFTMEEMIEFCIPLTVANSDMDEQSVTIMLNKVIPQLKRWKKE
- a CDS encoding UPF0280 family protein — translated: MRNKIYQKEISIGSTHIMLKTDTQHDIENIILQQRQIIQDTINKNPKFTGYKPTEIIKNHRILELMTQAGQIAETGPMAAVAGSISQVCLEELMKHGTKFTIIENGGDIALKTDKKITLGVYAGESIFTNNIGLKLDKYKQGYGICTSSGTVGPSESFGKTDATIVFSKYASISDSLATQIANYGRGETDEEIVENSLEKAEEYEEYYDGVIVIKGEYLAKIGKIPQIVNIEE
- a CDS encoding PH domain-containing protein; the protein is MMPKPNQNTHKININRDNFQGISSEKVLLDTKPNFWLYSENFILKIVVLLLLVLMFAPIMTLVYSVNNQLINTFRISIDNAMFYAELILILLIVVVIIKLALDVLDWNYTNYILTDARIIIERGFIHKEKLIISYNKIQDIEIRQSILERIINVGDIIIYGANEMSDTILDDIPAPKKVEEIIVTNVNKNSFTNQNVYPNNQTYYNGPYPNQQANIPYNNQQMNGQYNNQQMPGPYPNQQQNPQYNNQQQNQQNNYNNQNTQENYQYIQPDHDNKEKHHYLKHDEDDEVIIPDKQTRKQMYENREKYSTQKINKEEVFRKHDEMFRKHKK
- a CDS encoding NAD(P)/FAD-dependent oxidoreductase, whose product is MTDYDIIVVGAGPIGSTYAYKMAKKGYDVALFDMKNRIGQPLQCAGLVSTNICETKNLPKEYIDNKIRGANLYSPDNTQITVEKDKTVAYVLDRVMYDKHLFERAINQGVTPHLGERVMDADIENTTIKTQQRKYTSRLIAVSNGPTSQTSKKMNPHIKEEQFLGLQYTVKTENQDTDYVNLSIKQPLLPGFLWEIPTSPYTKRVGLFTDGSYNEAEQILKNKLKTTDEIIEKHNGMIPRFNPNKKITQNNTILLGDAAGQVKPTTGGGLISGFNCAEIATKNTNKMLEEENNKYLENYEKEYHKRYNSEFKAQQNVQNIIKEMTEDDFNYMFQQLKKHNVDQIISEHGDMDNQTPLLKELVKRGVIFKLVPKIGVRRLKNIWKSL
- a CDS encoding DNA methyltransferase, translating into MEITVILSQENETLPRAELLARLETLEIPYEIQNEYPGVIELDVDADKQKITELGAHLGYTHEILTTIDKTTPEKLTETIENIPWDKIIKDSFKVRVKRMGNGEVDKDKIERSIGGYIQDKCQMPVSLDNAVHTIKLVYTNPKTKTNQYKEEKVIGYNKIIITELLIQQDKKHFFDNKPHKRPYFHPGSMSPKLALCMVNLAHTRKGDTVLDPFCGTGGILIEAGDLNTTLIASDLERCMYEGTKLNLAHEGFKNYKVYWEDVRKLEIEETVDAVAMDPPYGISTTLGGEDTKKLYTEALNAIEKHLKQDGYICMASPHYINMQEVVENTPLTIKEQHSIRMHKSLTRIITVLTKK
- a CDS encoding (R)-citramalate synthase, which gives rise to MFEKLRILDTTLRDGEQTPGVLITSDEKLKIALKLDELGVDVIEAGSAITSKDEQKSIKTITENNLNAEICSFARPVKIDIDTAIDCDVDSIHLVIPSSDLHIEQKLRKTREQVEEMAVNATEYAKSHGLIVELSTEDATRTSTDDLKQLYNKCITAGADRICACDTIGLLTPEKSYEFYKELATLNMPLSVHCHNDFGLAVANTLAALRAGATQAHVTINGLGERAGNASCEELIMAIESLYNTKTHINTQLFYETSQLVERISGVTLQTNKAIVGANAFAHESGIHADGILKNSDTYEPIKPEVVGHRRRFVLGKHVGKHVISEKIKETNTTVTDEELNRIFERVKKLSDMGKTVTDVDLQAITDDILSINPEDSLVLEEYTTVSGNKVTPTASVKVNINNREKIEAGVGVGPVDAAIEAIRKSIEDTADITLEEYHVDAITGGTDALIDVLVKLKHEDKIITSRSTEPDIIMASVEAYLKGVNKILTDKKRR
- the cgi121 gene encoding KEOPS complex subunit Cgi121; the protein is MTQDLQKKLLQEHNITVHTYENVTVEDIPFLLKKIDKITATQKDSIIQLLHTDNICGQKHLNQAIAQAFKAFSEQQNFAKDRGLEICVRLSAQKQISQALKMLGIQKQGNITVVYIDTTSEQIQKTEELLGTRNDELLEQYNSEKIRETYGINSDVDITCSINEKIALLALKN